The nucleotide window gctaaaagtactagtggcctaggtttgtgtaacattgctcctagaattgtttaggagagctctagctagcccggcacctttattgcataattgttatctttgtaaggtgctagtgaacacatatagtggggtatagtcttgattagaccgatagtcttaattccgcatttatatcggttagccgacgcgattaagttttagaaaagactattcaccctccctctagtcgccatctcgacccttcacatgGGAAGGAGCAGTGCGGGAAGGGCCGGCCACGTGGGAGAGATGTCGGAGTAGGTGCTTTATGCTGGGGAGGGAGCAGGGAAGAGAGAGCGCCCTGCTACGGGACCTTACGACGACGGGGTTGGACGGAGGTGCAGCGCGGTGAGGGGCTTGGAGCAGCTGAGGAGGACACCACAGCCCCAGTGgagaatttttctttttttagaggCTAGTCCGCTGACAGGAGGGTGACAGAACTGGGAGCCCCATGGCTGAGCGTTTTCGacctattaagcctaattaattcatcattagcacaaaTTTATCTTAGCACCATATtgttaaatcatgaactaattatgcttaatagattcatctcgcacTTAGCCCTtatttatgtaattagttttataattaatctatatttaatatttctaattagtatctaaacatccgATGCGATGGGTTAATAAACTTTAGCCCCCTAGTATGCAAACGGGGCCTTAAAACATCGCACTATGCAACACAGCCTCTGTTGGGTTTGAGCTAAAGAAAAACTTTGTTGGGTTTTGCTGTGGTAGTCTTAAATAACCGTGGACCGTTGATCTGGATAATTATTAGCACATATTACTTTCTATAGTTTGAGAAATAGAAAAAATAAGGAAAATATCTATCAAACAGATCTAAACAAATCTGACGTGCATGAGTCTGTAGTAATTTCAGAAAACATTTTGATTTCGATTGAACGAAAATGTTCCCTGTTTCAAACAAAGGCTACGTTAGTCAATACTAGGCCGGATATCAGAGTTGAGCAGCCACATGCGTAGCTGCCCGTCGAAGTGATGCTCCGTCTTCTCCTTCAAGGATCTCAGATTCACACAGACTTTTCACGGAAGGAATAAAGACAACTGAAGTATTTGCACGAGGCTTGCGGCCATGGAGAAGTACTTGAGAAACCCTTGCTTTCCCTTAGCTTTGTGTGCAAACGAAAACATATAAATGCATCTTGCATTCTTGCTCCTCTGAACCATGCTTCCTCTAGCCGGTAAATGCTGCAGCAGCTACCAATGGATCATGGTGgcggtagcagcagcagcagctggcgtGGGTGTCGCGACAAGGAGAGCAGCTACGGCCACTGTCCTCCTCACTCAGCTAGATGCCTCTGCCTCTACCTGCTCCTATCGCTCACCCTcttgctcgccgtcgccgccgcgctgctcgcCGTCTTCGTCACGAGGCTCAAGAAGCCGGCCTTCTACCTGCAGTCCATCCAGATGGACAGGTCCTTCAGCCTGACGTCGTCGAACCGCAGCGCGGACGGGACGGCGGCGCCGTGCGCGGTGGCGTCGCTGGTGTTCGCGGCGCAGAACCTGAACGGGATCGGGATACGGTACGGCGCGACGGTGCTGGACGTGGCGTACGCGAACGAGTCGGTGGGCGCCATGGACGTGCCGGCGCTCTACCAGCCCCCGCGGAGTGCCAACGTGACGGTGCTCATGCACGCCGTGCTCGCGCAGCGGAACGTGACACGGCTCCTCGTGAGCGAGCTGTCGGCGCAGAGGAGCTACATGGAGATCAGGGTCGCCGGGCGCATCGACGCCCGGACGCACATCATGAACTTCCCTCTTCCGAAAGTTCAGGTTCTGACTCCACGCACACTCTTCTCTTCTATGTAGTGatttcaaagtttttttttaaaaacaactGTCTTGTACTTACATCATCTGAAGTTCTTTGCTTGTTTTCTGAAATTTAACCCTTTTTTTTTGCAGTTTTCGCTGGATTGTAGATTTGGAACTAACTACACCGACATTGTGCTACGGGAAGGAATCGAGTCCGTGATGACACGCAAGGTATTTGCCTGCAGCATAATGTTTTGTGGTATTGTTCAGACGCGCATGCTTCTGTCACACGATTGATCTGAAATTTAGTAGCGCGGTAATTCCTTCTGCAGGCTCTCCTCGTATCTTCACTGCCCCATCTCTCGCAAAAGTGCTCTATCAAGATTAACATGAGGCCAAGACGAGCAAAGGGAAGAAGTCTTGATGATTTAGGTTGCTGATATTAATGCCTCACAGATTCTTTTTACGTCTATGGCCATTTTTAACTTAGGGGGAGAAGAATTCTTTTCAGTGTCTCAAGATGTAAATACACGTGATTTGGTCACTGTAACTGTTCATTTCCATCTACTACAATTAGTATTCCCTTCAGTCAGAATTACTTTTGTCAATTGTCATCAAAAGTAAATGTCGTTTTACCTTTCAAGCACTGAACAACAGCCTGAAGTTTGTGTCCTTTTTGAAAAAGATATCTAGAATTCTAGATGTACTGAAATTTGAGCAGCCGGGTATTCTTCAGCGCATTCACACGAGGTGAAGAAAAGCACACTACGGGATGGTCTGTTAGGCGTCGACGGAAACTGTGTTATGTGTTTTGCTTGGGTGTTCAAGTAACTCTTGGGGTTAGTGTGGGGGTGATCTAGGCGAGGTTGGGAGTTGAGAATACGTGGGGGTGCTTGTGCATGACTTAGGTGCGAGAAAAACTATGGGAGATAGGGTTTGGCCTAAGCTTCATTTATGCTAAGGTGTGTGCTCTATGCTAGGATTGATCTTGAGACAAAGGTTTTTTTAGACTGTACAATACAACGCAGATGTCCACAACATACATGCACACTCACCCTTATGAACACATGTACGCAAACCCTACTTCTatgagcaccttcgaaggactCAACCAACAGATCTCGAGATTCATAAAGTCACCACAGACGCCTCGCTGTCGAGGGGGACAtcgtctaccactgaaagcatagcgccgttaaatccaGGAATAAATCCAGCAAAATGCGAGCACCCGTGCCAAGACGAGAacttgaactcgggtgtgtaggttccaccacaaggagCCTAACCAACTAATGAAGAACTTACCCATGGTGACTTAGATCTTGTGGTCACCTAGCTCAAGCTCATCTATCATGGAGTCCCCACACCCTAGACAGAGATCTCCAAGATTGAAGATGATGGGAGGATCACTTGAGAGAAAGACTTCTTCATGCAAGGACACATGGGACACGGATTTGGGGATGAACATAGGAGAGAGTTTGACACAGATCACGAGCTTATAGTTGAGATCTCCtagcttgagttgatttcttgaGCTTCGTATTCATCTCTTTTTAAGCATGAACACTTCTCCAAATCCTCTATCCATTCCTTGCTCATGGTCTGATCTCCTTTCTTGCTCTTTCTTGGCTAtagagagggaggagaggagagcagTGAAGTGGGTGAGAGGGGTTGGTCCTAGTGACTTGGGACTCTCACGCGTTGATAAGTGGTTCCAAGGAGGGTGAGAGGAGGACAACACAACATTTGCATGTTGCAGAGTCGTTGGTGTCTTGACGGACAGTCCATTGGGGTCTCATTGACTCTAATACACTGACTGGTCAACATGGTTGACTGGTGACTATTGAACAGTCTGTGGGGGAGATCAGGGATAGTCCGTTGAAACACATAAGATCCTGATTGTCGAGTTTCTTGGATAGATCGACTTGGTGATGCCCCTTTCGTGGCACATCTTGTGATCCTTGGTGAGGTATTTGGCAGCTTGTTCTAAGTTTAATCCATCATGTGCTTTGTTTTCCCTGACTTGGTGAGAGTTGTTGGTGAGATTCCCATTCTCGATAACTTGGATTTGTGGGTAGTTGATCACCTTGAGATTGGTAGGGTTCCATTTAGGGTTCCCACACTTAGAGCCTGAGCATTAGTCTTGAAGATATTGATGTTAAACACTATGGGCAACCGCTAGGGTAGGGGTCAATAAAGATGCCTCGTAAGATTAGGCAGCTAGGGGTCACATCCTATCCAAACTTTGGGACCTAGAAGGCTTCCTCTGGGTTGCACTTGGATTATGGCTCAAGGGCTTAAGACAAAAAGCTCAACTCTGGCTCAAGGGTGTTCAACAAAGTTTTATTTGGGGCGACTTTTGGGTTGTGACAGTAACAATTCCTGAAGGTGGTCTGGATAGTCTCGAATTACATCCTCGTTGAGTTTCCCATAATTCTCAACAACACCCAAATCTTTTAAAACATTGCACCAAGCAGGGCGAGCGCTTCTATGAAGTGATGATCTATCATAGGAATTATGCTGACACCTTGCTATCATGGTTGTTGATGAAGGAGGAAGAATAGGAGGGGATGCATGGTCCTTACCCATTCTAGCTACGGTGGACAAATAAGATGTTGCCTTTACTGTTGGATCCTCTACTAGCTGGAGCTCATTTGCCTTGACCTTAGGCATAGAAAGGAAAGGGTCAACTTGAATGGTGATAAGCAAGATAGGATCCTTGATGAACTATATATCACGCATGTATCTAAGATAGTTTCCTCATCATCAGATGCATCCTGCACAAGAACCACATCCTTGACTTAGGTGAAGACCAGTAGCAACATATGATCTATCATTGGAACAGTGCCCGTCCCTGAGGGCGCCTAGATGGCCTACTCTAAGGGTGTCTTTTGGTGGATCTATGTGTCACACATCTTTATAGCCACCTCATTGGAGATAAGTCTGTCTCTCCATGAATTTCTGCAACAAAAAATCCTAGTTTACATGCCATTTTACAATAGAGTCTATGGTGTTCGCACGTGTATCCTCACACACCAAAGAGTCAGTAGACGTGCAAGCTAGAAGAGAATCGGAGACCGAAATTGTCAAAGAGAGCTAAACAGAAGAACATGGGCCAAAAAGCTCAACCATCATGGTATGTTCTCCACGAGGCTCTACGCACTCCAAATGTGTAGCCATACGTGCTAGCCACAACTTAATGGTAGAAGTCGTCTGCTTGAGGTGGCGCATCACTTCATCCAAATGAACTTTCTAGAGCTCTGATTGCAAGGAATCCACCAAAGGTGCGAGCATGGACTGGATGTTGAAAGTCATTGAAGTAGAGGAGAGGCGCAACAACAGTGTAGACAAACAATGTTGGTGTTATTGTCACACACACCGATAGGTCATGATGCCGATGACATATTACAAAGATCTTGCGATGAAGACCCTGCCATAGTGATGTTTGGTGGAGACATGTCCATGATGTTAGCTCAACTTTGAGTTTGCTAAGGGCGTTGAGGTTGAGGTTGCACGAAAGAGGAGTGAGCTCGTGGGAATGAAGATATGCATCTAAAGAGACAATCCCTCTCATGATGCGTAGGACAACGACATCGAATGCAAAATAAAAGTCTCGACATGAGTTGACATGTTGGTCACGTGCAAGACAATGATAACGACCTGAGTCATATGCAAGGCAATAATGACACCTGACTCGAGCTTATCTCTTTATAAGGCCAAACTACGCTATGACTTCAACATGTGCAGTGGCGGAGATGGTCGATCCACACGGAGCACAGATTGGTGAAGGTGGGAGCGATCTCTTGGGCCAAACTTGATTGTGGACAACACAATTTCAACACCATTTTATTGTGGATCCGGTGGGACTAATTTAATGTTGCATGTGTTGGTTTGTTTTTATAACTTGAATTAAATTAGAGAAATTTGATTtacaacaaaacaaaaaaaatctacAGTTTGTAATAAAATACAAAGGGAGCATATTCTTTTTTTGCAAAATCTAGAGCTTCATTAACTCACATCTGTTGACTTCAGTCTTCACTCTTCATTGTGCCTTCCACTTAGCAAGGCCGCATGGGAGAAGTTAGGAGGACTAGTGCTAGCATGACACGAGCCAATtttcgtcctgttcgtttgggctggtttggctgataagctagggttgaaagtattgttggctagtttgatataagagaaaaatactattcgatGATTGATACactatgacttataagccaaatacgaccaaacgaacatggTGTTTGTTATTTTGAGCTCACGTGTTTCTTCCCCCCTTGTCGTGCATGGCCGCCAATGAGCGGCGCCACGAGGAGGCGGCCCAAGCTCTCAGAGCTATCTGTTGCCTTCACCACCTCATCTCACCTCCCAGTCCTAGGCCACCGCCGCCGTGCCCTTCGCGTTCTCACGGTTTCGTGGACCCGCAGTCAGGCATTCCACACAACGTGCTGAACCCCACCGGTCGGTGAGCGAATCCGTGGGCCCGGTATTTGCCACAAAAACAAACTGCGGGAGCTTTAAGGGCctttttggcacggcttatgccggcttcggcttcatctattttgcgcaaatcgagacactgtagcgtgaagccatTTTATAAGCCAAGATTAAAATAAACTAGAAATCGAAAAAAAATCAGTTTTTCTAgtttcaccggctttggcttcaccgatgAAGCCGGATGAGCCGTCCCTAAGGCTATCCGCACCCGGGACCTGGGAACGGACCTCGCCTGCAAATATGGCGGTGGAGGAGCTGCACCGCGCGCCGCTATGGGGTACACCAAATCTCCATTCGCTACAGGAGACCAGGACAGGCAGAGGTTCCACACCGCGCCGGTATCCGCTTTCGGGGCGGGCCCCACGCCTATATCCGCAGCAGCGACGGGCTGCGGCATGATTTGGGGGGCCGTATACAGGCCTTCCGGCGGCAGCTGCCCGTTCCTAACCTGTAAAAGAAGTGCTGACGGTGGGCCATGCTGCTTTGCCGGTTGGCTCGGCGTAGGCGCGGTGCGGTCAGCCTAACGGCCTAACTCTCGAAAAGCCGCGAGCCTTCGTTCGTCCCCGTCGACGTCGCGTTTGCCCCTTTTTTTTTCCCATTCCTCGATCCCCTCCGCGTCTTCCTCCACCACACCACCGCTACCGGCTTCCCTCGTCGCCGCCCGCGTTCCCACTCCCAAGGCTTGTCCCCGTGGCGTCTCGCCACAGCCGCCGCTGATGCAACTCGCCTCCCGCCCCCCTCCTCCGTCGCATCTCCCTCGCCGGGGCGCCGCGCCCGCCCCCCCCACCCcgttcctcctcgtcctccggaGGCGCCAGCGGAGGcggcgccaccaccaccgcccgtACCGCCTCGCCGTCCCCCGCGCCTCTCTCTCGGACCTCCTCGCCAGCCTCCCCTCGTCCCTCGCGCTCGTAGGCCCCGCCGCGGTCGCGGCCTACTTGTCCTcctggtcctcctcctcgtcccagACCAGCCTCCCGCCGCCGTCCCAGGAACCCGAGGACTACGACGTGTGCGGGGATGTCGCGGGCGAGTGGGTTCTCTTCACCAGCCCGACGCCATTCAACCGCTGCGTGCTGCTGCGTTGCCCGTCCGTGTCCTTCGAGGACGGCGGCGTCAACGAGCGCCTGCTCACCGAGGAGCGGCACTACGTGAACCTGAGCAGGGGCTGCGTCCCCGTGGTGCGCGGCGGGGACGGTGCCTGCGATATGTCGTACCAGAGGATTTGCATCGCCCTGGAGGACGGTGGGGTGATCGCACTCGATTGGCCTGATAATTTGGACTTGGACAAAGAGCATGGGCTGGATTCCACGGTGCTTATAGTGCCTGGCACGCACGAGGGGAGCATGGAGAGCAGCATCAAGGTGTTCGTGTTGGATGCGCTGAAGAATGGATACTTTCCTATTGTAATGAACCCCAGAGGGTGCGGCGGCTCCCCAGTCACTACCCCAAGGTGAAAGTCTTCTACTCATTTGGGATGCTTATTTGTTGCCCACTTAATTTGAGGGCGTTAAGAGTAAATTTTATCTATCACAAGGAGCTCCTTACTTACCAGAACTAGAAACTTGCAGTCACTTTTAGGTGCTCACTGCTTGTTGTATAGGAATTCACTTTAACATCTCAATATGTGTTCATTGCTTGATTTGCATTACCTAAATTGTGATTGTTCGCCCTCAATGCCAGGCGTTACTAATATATATGTTCAgtttaaaactttaaactaacTATGCCACATATATGCTATTATAACTTCTGTCCATTATGAAGACGTCTTAAATAAAGTTCAGACGAAATATTGCTTGTTCAACCGTGATTGCTTTAATGcaacaaaaaaagtaattggaaaAGTCCACTGTACAGATTGATGCCAATGGAGTACCATGAGTCCATGACTAGTTCAGATAATGTCATCAACCACAAGTGTTAGCTTATTGTTATTCTACTGACCCATTACTAATCATTTTGCATGTTTCTGACACTGAAAATTCTTACAACATGGGAACACCATGGATCCATTATTGTCAGTCATGCACTCCAAAACTGTTGCATTAATGCACCCATCATATTATttactccgttccaaattataggtcaATTTAGCTttttcttaagtcaaacttttctaattttgacaaaattttagaaaatatattaacatctacaagttCAGATAAATGCAATACCAACTACCAAACATATTTCATGGAGGATGAAACAAGCTTGATGTTGTAGATGTTGATGCatctttctataaacttggtcaaagataAGTTTGACTTAGGAAAAAACTAAAGTGACCTCTAATTTGGAACCTATGTAGTACTTCGTTGCATTTGTGTACCTTTTGATGTTTGTACATAAGTTTTGAGGTGTGGCAGTGATGGATATCTGTTCGAAATTGTAGGGCTTCTAAACTACCTGCTTATGTAGGTTATTTACAGCAGCTGACAGTGATGATATCTGCACAGCAGTACAGTTTATAAACAGCAAGAGACCTTGGACAACACTAATGGGTGTTGGATGGGGCTATGGGGCAAATATGCTTACAAAGTACCTCGTGGAAGTTGGAGAGTCTACTCCTCTTACTGCTGCTGTTTGTATTGACAACCCTTTTGATCTAGAAGAAGCAACGAGATCATTTCCTCATCATATAGCTCTTGATGAAAAGCTCACAACTGGCTTGGTTGATATTCTGCGTGCTAATAAGGTTTGATCCCCACTGCTCTCCAAGAAAAAATGTAACCCCTCTGCTATGTATGTCATGTGTTCATATGCTGACAATGTCACATGTCGGCATGTGCATATATCAGTCCACAGAACTAGCAATAGGTCATTGTAGGAAGTAGCTGTACTAGTGTGGTAGTGCCTCACTGAAGCTTAGGATCTGTATAAGTTGAGCTACTCTACCAACCAGTTGCTCTTGTGATCTCTATAATTCATGGCATTGTCACAAGTATTTTTAGCCTTTTCCCTGTAAGTGCAGTACCAAACAACTGATGATGTATTCTTTCAGGAACTCTTTCAAGGTAAAGCTAAAAATTTCAATGTTCAAAAGGCTTTGTCAGCCAGTTGTTTGAGGGACTTCGATGGAGCTATATCCATGGTTTCACATGGGTTCGATACTCTTCATGATTTCTATGCTGAAATTAGCACAAGGCTGTCAGTTGCCCATGTGAAAATACCTCTACTTTTTATACAGGTATAGTTTTCAACAATATAAGCAATACTAGAGCTTAGCTAACTTGTTATTTGCATATTGTAGTAATTCCATTGTCTGGATATCAAAAGTTAATGAGCGTTAACGTCATTCTGAAATTTATTGCATGCATTGTGAACAGCATCTTTCTATTATCTAATTTGAATATATGCTGTACTGCAGAGTGATGATGGGACTGTGCCGCTTCTTGCAGTGCCCCGCAGTTCAATATCAGAAAATCCTTTCACAAGCCTTCTCCTTTGTTCTGGTGTACACTCCACTATCTTCACGTTTCAGAGATACGCTGTGTTATGGTGCCAGAATCTTGCCTTAGAGGTAAAATATTTTTCTATTTATTTTCTCTAGGACCCTGCTGGAAGCATTCTTATACCACTTCAAGCATTAGACATGTATATTTTCATTTTCTTAACAAGATTTCTTCACAGAAACACCAGTAACTGATTTGTAGAAGTATTCCTTCTAAAAATAGATGATTTGTTCAAGAACCAGTAGCATACAGAAGATTGATGTACACCTACGACCtcattttttttttgctctgTTAGATGTTATAGCATGCATGACCACTGGAAACAAAAATACTCAACATTGTCACTTGCAGTGTCCCATGGATTTAATATTTTATCGATCTCGCATGTATGTGCTTCTTCCATTATGTGTATTTTAAGCTAGTGTACTAAATTCAAAATTATTACTTGTTATTTGCATTTATTATATGCAGTGGTTATCAGCGGTCGAGTTTGCTCTTCTAAAGGGTCGGCATCCACTTATCAAAGATGTGGACATCACAATTAACCCGTCCAAAGGTCTAGCATTTGTTGAACCTCAAGTGAATGAGAGGAAACCTCGAAAAGGAAATAGTTTTCGTCAGCATTCTGAACTTATTTTGTATAATAATGTTCCTCATGGAATAAATGGACTGCTAGTTGATTCTGCAAAAAAGTACTCTGATGCTCAAAACAAAGAAGATGGGCAGCTGGAAAATAATGGTGACATTGGAACTGTAGACAAAGATCTGGAAGAAGAGTTAGAAGAGAGTTCTGAAGATGTTGAGAAAGGTCAGGTACTACAATCAGCAAGTCTCGTGATGAATATGCTAGATGCTACAATGCCTGGTACTCTCAATGATGATCAGAAGAAGAAGGTATGCAGGCATATTAAATTGGCAAAATTGGTTCTACAGCACCAAAGGTCCTGACTTAAGCAAACTAGCAGCGAATGGTTTCGGCACACTTCAATAGTACCAAAGTTCAAACGTTAATTTCTTTTAGCACTTTGTCAACCACTAGTACCGTTTTCacaatttttctttttttaattcaCAATGAGCAGTACCAGAATGTCCACGATCCTTTTCTGCTACTGCTATTTTTCCTATTTCTCATTCTGCTCATGTCTGCTGACAGACAATGAGACAAAGGTGACTGAGCAGCTCTTCCGTGCCAGGCCCATGCCTCCTGTAGGTCACCAAGCAGCTTGCTTTCTCTTTCACGGGATCCCTGGTGGCCTTCTGCTGGGGTGGCACTGCCTGCCCAGGCGCCCAGCAGGTAGTGTGGCCTGCAGAGGAAGTTGCACCGCCTCCCTTGCCCTCCTTCCCTCCCTGTCATCCAGCAGGCCCTGTGGTCCACAGGCAGGTGTCTGATTGGTTGGTCGGTGACGATGGCTACAAGGTCTCGCAGTATGTGTACTGTTCAGTTGTGTGTACTGTTCAATTGGGCATGGGACTGAGGCGTCGGTAACAAGCAATGCCTTGTTAGGACTAGCCTTgtgggtattttcgacttttcgtCATGGATTACCGCAGTGGATGGAAAAAGTTAGGTGTGCTAGAAATCTGAACATTGGAAACTTTAGGTGTGCTGAAGTCAGGAACTTTGggtactatagaacatgtatatCAAGCTGCTTACAAGTTACTTTTTTGTTTCTTGTTATAAGGTTCTGGTAGCTGTGGAGCAAGGGGAGACTCTTGCGAAAGCTCTAGAAGAAGCTGTTCCTGAAGATGTGCGAGGAAAACTTACAGCTTCTGTAACTGAAATTTTAAATTCCAAACGAGAGACTCTCAGTTTAGATGCATTGAATCGACTTGGCTGGAACAATGTAAGATCAACCACCACCAAGGCATTGGCCCAGGAAAAGCTCAAAGATTCTGGTCATGAAAGTGGGCTTAAGGATGCTAAGATGGCTGATCAGAACAGGATTTCTGCAACAGCTTCTGAGGGGGATTGGAAAGACATTAATATGAAAAATGATGATAAACCTGGAGAAAGCATCGAATCATCAGAAGGAAAGCCTTCTCAAACTTCTGAACCTGTTGGAACTGCGACAGAAATTGGAAGTGAACAACCTTATAAATCAGATAAAGCTAACTATGGAACCAATGATAATAGTGAAGGGCAGCATATAACCCAACAGGACAATGGAACAACTCCAATGCAAGTTTCTGATGATCAGTCAGTGGCCAACTCTAATGGGGCTTCTAAAGAAGGGGAGCAATCAGCAGATGCTACAACAGACCAGAATCTACAATCTAACGCAACAGAAAAGGAAGGTGACACAATTCACACAGGTGAAGATAAGGCTGCTCATAATGTGAATGATCAAAGCACGCAAGTCTCTAAAGCAGAAGGATCGAAACCTTCGCCCATTACTGTGACCCAGGCATTAGATGCATTAACTGGGTTTGATGACTCGACTCAAATGGCTGTCAATAGTGTATTTGGAGTTCTTGAAAATATGATTGATCAGTTTCAGAAACAACAGGATTCTGAGAATGCTGAAAATTCTGATGGAAATGATGATGGCACTTCTGTGGATGAGACAGAATCTCATGTAAAGGAGAATACAGAGAAAGCGTCAAGTGGAGAAGAAATAAACCAATCATCTAAACAACCAGAAGGTAGCAGTCCTGGAAAAAGTGATGCAATCATGTCCAAAGATGATTGTGCTTTTGGTGAGGGAAATCCCAATTTAAGCATTGTTTCATCTGGTAGGGAAAAAATGAGATATTACCAAGGAAACAAAGTTGGTGATCGTGTGGATGCTGATGGTATCAAGCAGGTCAATGGCTTGCCTGACTATTTATTAGATATAGCTGTCAACTCTTACTTGAAGGCGCAGTATGCAATGTACCTTCATGAATTTCTTTACACACAATTGCAACTCAAAATACAGGAGTCTAATTCGGCAactgatctttttcttgatccaCAAGAGGGTAAATGGAAAATTGCAGAC belongs to Miscanthus floridulus cultivar M001 chromosome 4, ASM1932011v1, whole genome shotgun sequence and includes:
- the LOC136549877 gene encoding uncharacterized protein isoform X1: MQLASRPPPPSHLPRRGAAPAPPTPFLLVLRRRQRRRRHHHRPYRLAVPRASLSDLLASLPSSLALVGPAAVAAYLSSWSSSSSQTSLPPPSQEPEDYDVCGDVAGEWVLFTSPTPFNRCVLLRCPSVSFEDGGVNERLLTEERHYVNLSRGCVPVVRGGDGACDMSYQRICIALEDGGVIALDWPDNLDLDKEHGLDSTVLIVPGTHEGSMESSIKVFVLDALKNGYFPIVMNPRGCGGSPVTTPRLFTAADSDDICTAVQFINSKRPWTTLMGVGWGYGANMLTKYLVEVGESTPLTAAVCIDNPFDLEEATRSFPHHIALDEKLTTGLVDILRANKELFQGKAKNFNVQKALSASCLRDFDGAISMVSHGFDTLHDFYAEISTRLSVAHVKIPLLFIQSDDGTVPLLAVPRSSISENPFTSLLLCSGVHSTIFTFQRYAVLWCQNLALEWLSAVEFALLKGRHPLIKDVDITINPSKGLAFVEPQVNERKPRKGNSFRQHSELILYNNVPHGINGLLVDSAKKYSDAQNKEDGQLENNGDIGTVDKDLEEELEESSEDVEKGQVLQSASLVMNMLDATMPGTLNDDQKKKVLVAVEQGETLAKALEEAVPEDVRGKLTASVTEILNSKRETLSLDALNRLGWNNVRSTTTKALAQEKLKDSGHESGLKDAKMADQNRISATASEGDWKDINMKNDDKPGESIESSEGKPSQTSEPVGTATEIGSEQPYKSDKANYGTNDNSEGQHITQQDNGTTPMQVSDDQSVANSNGASKEGEQSADATTDQNLQSNATEKEGDTIHTGEDKAAHNVNDQSTQVSKAEGSKPSPITVTQALDALTGFDDSTQMAVNSVFGVLENMIDQFQKQQDSENAENSDGNDDGTSVDETESHVKENTEKASSGEEINQSSKQPEGSSPGKSDAIMSKDDCAFGEGNPNLSIVSSGREKMRYYQGNKVGDRVDADGIKQVNGLPDYLLDIAVNSYLKAQYAMYLHEFLYTQLQLKIQESNSATDLFLDPQEGKWKIADQMYNAQNDISESSQDSSKMDKAVQPPYFIPRKIPDFTYKSNKWNNTVATRSIPGNDLREALTCFVRDELSSALKMEVGRKIGITDTKQLERSLANDVEQIAAEVSKTVVLDCEFYSVTRGQRSPTTVKFGSIHGTNVVEAVSTAVQKSQHLRNILPVGVIVGVTLACLRNCFHFGVSKHGDHTKATMKSDILGEEVIVQDSSKENVQDSGKANTNDNNIEKTSGDNQQMTKSQGQDMIVGAVTAALGASALVAHNQKNKDENCEDFVEIESAKHEETAQEKSQNSLMSSFAEKAMSVAGPVVPTKGDGEVDHERLVAVLAELGQKGGILRFVGKIALLWGGIRGAMSLTDRLISFLRISEQPLFQRIMGFSLMVLILWSPVVIPLLPTLVQSWTISASTGIIGYACIVGLYVSIMILVMLWGKRIRGYEDPVEQYGMNIWSASRLWEFFQGLAGGVTVVGLVHSIGILLGFATFRTGFSSSLARPLDLIKSSSNVFLLALRGLATATSIAVVEEMVFRSWLPEEIAVDLGYYNAIMISGLVFSLIHRSLPSVPGFLLLSLVLFGLKQRTKGKLAAPIGLRSGIMTASYLIQSSGVLTPKPETPFWMIGTYHLHPFDGVIGLSICSLLAIFFFPQKPVQKDTSV
- the LOC136549877 gene encoding uncharacterized protein isoform X2, with amino-acid sequence MQLASRPPPPSHLPRRGAAPAPPTPFLLVLRRRQRRRRHHHRPYRLAVPRASLSDLLASLPSSLALVGPAAVAAYLSSWSSSSSQTSLPPPSQEPEDYDVCGDVAGEWVLFTSPTPFNRCVLLRCPSVSFEDGGVNERLLTEERHYVNLSRGCVPVVRGGDGACDMSYQRICIALEDGGVIALDWPDNLDLDKEHGLDSTVLIVPGTHEGSMESSIKVFVLDALKNGYFPIVMNPRGCGGSPVTTPRLFTAADSDDICTAVQFINSKRPWTTLMGVGWGYGANMLTKYLVEVGESTPLTAAVCIDNPFDLEEATRSFPHHIALDEKLTTGLVDILRANKELFQGKAKNFNVQKALSASCLRDFDGAISMVSHGFDTLHDFYAEISTRLSVAHVKIPLLFIQSDDGTVPLLAVPRSSISENPFTSLLLCSGVHSTIFTFQRYAVLWCQNLALEWLSAVEFALLKGRHPLIKDVDITINPSKGLAFVEPQVNERKPRKGNSFRQHSELILYNNVPHGINGLLVDSAKKYSDAQNKEDGQLENNGDIGTVDKDLEEELEESSEDVEKGQVLQSASLVMNMLDATMPGTLNDDQKKKVLVAVEQGETLAKALEEAVPEDVRGKLTASVTEILNSKRETLSLDALNRLGWNNVRSTTTKALAQEKLKDSGHESGLKDAKMADQNRISATASEGDWKDINMKNDDKPGESIESSEGKPSQTSEPVGTATEIGSEQPYKSDKANYGTNDNSEGQHITQQDNGTTPMQVSDDQSVANSNGASKEGEQSADATTDQNLQSNATEKEGDTIHTGEDKAAHNVNDQSTQVSKAEGSKPSPITVTQALDALTGFDDSTQMAVNSVFGVLENMIDQFQKQQDSENAENSDGNDDGTSVDETESHVKENTEKASSGEEINQSSKQPEGSSPGKSDAIMSKDDCAFGEGNPNLSIVSSGREKMRYYQGNKVGDRVDADGIKQVNGLPDYLLDIAVNSYLKAQYAMYLHEFLYTQLQLKIQESNSATDLFLDPQEGKWKIADQMYNAQNDISESSQDSSKMDKAVQPPYFIPRKIPDFTYKSNKWNNTVATRSIPGNDLREALTCFVRDELSSALKMEVGRKIGITDTKQLERSLANDVEQIAAEVSKTVVLDCEFYSVTRGQRSPTTVKFGSIHGTNVVEAVSTAVQKSQHLRNILPVGVIVGVTLACLRNCFHFGVSKHGDHTKATMKSDILGEEVIVQDSSKENVQDSGKANTNDNNIEKTSGDNQQMTKSQGQDMIVGAVTAALGASALVAHNQKNKDENCEDFVEIESAKHEETAQEKSQNSLMSSFAEKAMSVAGPVVPTKGDGEVDHERLVAVLAELGQKGGILRFVGKIALLWGGIRGAMSLTDRLISFLRISEQPLFQSCGNFFKVWLEV